The following DNA comes from Triticum aestivum cultivar Chinese Spring chromosome 3D, IWGSC CS RefSeq v2.1, whole genome shotgun sequence.
TCGCGGCCAGCTATGCCATGGTCGACTGCGCACCGCCCCCTTCCTCGGACGACGGCGCCGCTGCCTTCCGCGGCACCCTCCTGCCGCTCCTGGCCGCGCTGCCCGCAGCCGCCGCGCCGACGGGGTTCGCGTCCCTGCAGTCCGGCGGCGGCGCGTTCGCCCGCGGCCTCTGCCTGGGCGATCCCGCGCCGCAAGACTGCCTGGCGTGCCTCGCCGCGGCCGCCAAGAAGCTCGCCGGCTGCGGCGCTAGCAGGCGCGCCGGCGTCTGGAGGAGCGAGGGCTGCTTCCTGGCCTACGCCGACGGCAACACCTCCTCCGCGCACGAGGACGCGTTCCGCGACGTCATCTCCTTCGGCGAGGAGGTCTACCCCGCCGTCATCTCCGTCGACGACGGCACGCTGCCCTCCTACCCCAACTGCTTCGACACGCGGGCGCTCGTCGCGCTCGCGCAGTCCCTGGCGGGGCGCGGCGCGGCCAACTGCTCGGGGGCGCGCGTCGTCACCGACGCGGCGGCGCTCTCGAGCAACGCCACCGGGAAGAACGCGGTGAAGCTGCGGGCGCAGTGCGCGAGGgaccgcgcggcggcggcggagtgcgcCCGGTGCCTGGGGGACTCGGCGCGGGAGGTGCGGGCGTGCGGCTGGGGCCTCGACGGCGAGCACGAGCGCGTGGCCGACGTGCTCGGCTACAACTGCTTCCTGCGGATCGAGACCTCCGTCCCACCACGGCCCGTGGCGAAATATGTCAGTGAGTAGTTCGTCCTCTTCTCAGAAGTTGATACAAGTTCTTTTTCTTCCAGCAAGCAAACGGAAAGAAATCTGATAAGAGAAAGCAAAATTTGGAATGAACGCCACCATGAATGCAATGCTTGGCATTTCATGGAACATTTAAGTAGTTAATGCCATCTGTGCGCAAGATGATCGGCATGCAGATTTGGACTCATCGAGCATGTGTGGTATGGGTTGTAAAGCAAGTTCTAATCAAGCGCGTCTCATTAATGTGCAGAGCAACCTGTGGTTTTGGCCCTGTGCGCCGCCATACTGCTCGTGCTGGTTGTAACAGCGGTGATCGCGTGCGTGAGAAAGAAGAGGGGCACCGGGaatgtggcagcagcagcagcatcaggtGCGTCTTCTGTCTCTCGGCTACGTACGTGTTCTCAATATTACTCTGGAGTGCATTCATGGCTGACTGTCAATTATCAGTCTGTCATTCGATTTGAATGTTGAGCACGGTCTAACCTGGGCCTCTCCGATGCAAAACGAATAAAGCAGGTCAGCAAACGAACGCTTCTCCTGCTGCAAACTGAGGGAGATGGAGTCACcggtcacca
Coding sequences within:
- the LOC123074829 gene encoding cysteine-rich repeat secretory protein 38 isoform X1, translating into MASACALTTIAILAAILFYVLLLLSRTMELRFAASYAMVDCAPPPSSDDGAAAFRGTLLPLLAALPAAAAPTGFASLQSGGGAFARGLCLGDPAPQDCLACLAAAAKKLAGCGASRRAGVWRSEGCFLAYADGNTSSAHEDAFRDVISFGEEVYPAVISVDDGTLPSYPNCFDTRALVALAQSLAGRGAANCSGARVVTDAAALSSNATGKNAVKLRAQCARDRAAAAECARCLGDSAREVRACGWGLDGEHERVADVLGYNCFLRIETSVPPRPVAKYVKQPVVLALCAAILLVLVVTAVIACVRKKRGTGNVAAAAASGASSVSRLRQQTNASPAAN
- the LOC123074829 gene encoding cysteine-rich repeat secretory protein 38 isoform X3; this encodes MASACALTTIAILAAILFYVLLLLSRTMELRFAASYAMVDCAPPPSSDDGAAAFRGTLLPLLAALPAAAAPTGFASLQSGGGAFARGLCLGDPAPQDCLACLAAAAKKLAGCGASRRAGVWRSEGCFLAYADGNTSSAHEDAFRDVISFGEEVYPAVISVDDGTLPSYPNCFDTRALVALAQSLAGRGAANCSGARVVTDAAALSSNATGKNAVKLRAQCARDRAAAAECARCLGDSAREVRACGWGLDGEHERVADVLGYNCFLRIETSVPPRPVAKYVKQPVVLALCAAILLVLVVTAVIACVRKKRGTGNVAAAAASGQQTNASPAAN
- the LOC123074829 gene encoding cysteine-rich repeat secretory protein 38 isoform X2, whose translation is MASACALTTIAILAAILFYVLLLLSRTMELRFAASYAMVDCAPPPSSDDGAAAFRGTLLPLLAALPAAAAPTGFASLQSGGGAFARGLCLGDPAPQDCLACLAAAAKKLAGCGASRRAGVWRSEGCFLAYADGNTSSAHEDAFRDVISFGEEVYPAVISVDDGTLPSYPNCFDTRALVALAQSLAGRGAANCSGARVVTDAAALSSNATGKNAVKLRAQCARDRAAAAECARCLGDSAREVRACGWGLDGEHERVADVLGYNCFLRIETSVPPRPVAKYVKQPVVLALCAAILLVLVVTAVIACVRKKRGTGNVAAAAASAGQQTNASPAAN